In one Parageobacillus genomosp. 1 genomic region, the following are encoded:
- a CDS encoding prephenate dehydrogenase has product MEGNIFVVGLGLIGGSIALAVKKAHPAAVIIGYDVNKQELKLARSLKVIDEAASSLEQGMEKADLIILATPVMQTEKILAQMPVHLLKENVIVTDVGSTKQRIVHHAQRLGKQGITFIGGHPMAGSHKSGVAAARAHLFENAFYVLTPTNGVAAEKIERLKEWLKGTKAQFVVLSPEEHDRITGVISHFPHIIAASLVHQAQQYEKENPLVSRLAAGGFRDITRIASSNPEMWRDIFLHNKDELLTLFDRWIAEMKKLRSIVEEENSAAIYHYFLEAKQFRDGLPVRTKGAIPSFYDLYVDVPDYPGVISEVTGYLAKENISITNIRIIETREEIYGVLRLSFQSEEDRAKAKACIQKHTNYETYEV; this is encoded by the coding sequence TTGGAAGGAAACATCTTTGTCGTTGGCCTCGGCTTAATTGGCGGGTCGATCGCGCTGGCGGTGAAAAAAGCACATCCGGCCGCCGTCATTATCGGATATGACGTCAACAAACAGGAGCTGAAGCTTGCCCGCTCCTTAAAAGTGATTGATGAAGCCGCTTCATCGCTCGAACAGGGGATGGAGAAAGCGGACTTGATTATTTTGGCGACGCCTGTCATGCAGACGGAAAAAATTTTGGCGCAAATGCCCGTCCATCTGCTAAAAGAAAACGTGATTGTTACTGATGTAGGAAGCACCAAGCAGCGGATTGTCCACCATGCGCAGCGGTTAGGAAAGCAAGGAATCACGTTTATCGGCGGCCACCCGATGGCGGGTTCGCATAAAAGCGGCGTTGCTGCAGCGCGGGCGCATTTGTTTGAGAACGCTTTTTACGTATTGACGCCGACAAACGGGGTAGCAGCGGAAAAAATCGAGCGCCTCAAAGAATGGCTGAAAGGGACGAAAGCGCAGTTTGTCGTGCTGTCCCCGGAGGAACACGACCGTATTACCGGGGTGATCAGCCACTTTCCGCATATTATCGCCGCAAGCCTTGTTCACCAAGCCCAACAGTATGAAAAAGAAAATCCGCTTGTCAGTCGCCTTGCCGCGGGAGGCTTTCGCGATATTACGCGCATCGCCTCGAGCAACCCGGAAATGTGGCGCGATATTTTTTTACATAATAAGGACGAGCTTTTAACGTTGTTTGACCGCTGGATCGCCGAGATGAAAAAGCTCCGTTCCATCGTGGAAGAGGAAAACAGCGCAGCGATTTATCATTATTTCCTAGAGGCAAAACAATTTCGCGACGGCCTGCCGGTGCGGACGAAAGGAGCGATTCCATCGTTTTACGATTTATATGTCGATGTGCCCGATTACCCCGGAGTTATTTCCGAAGTCACTGGCTATCTAGCCAAAGAGAACATCAGCATCACCAACATCCGCATTATTGAAACAAGGGAAGAAATATACGGGGTATTGCGGCTCAGCTTTCAAAGCGAAGAAGATCGCGCGAAGGCGAAAGCATGCATACAAAAACATACGAATTATGAAACGTATGAAGTGTAA
- the hisC gene encoding histidinol-phosphate transaminase produces the protein MEIKAQLRGLLPYQPGKSIEEVKRQYGLSDIIKLASNENPYGCSPAVKEAIIRELDHLAVYPDGYARLLREKVAAHLGVKETQLIFGNGSDEIIQIISRAYLSAGTNTVMAAPTFPQYRHNAVIEGAEIREIPLVNGRHDLEAMLAAVDEKTRVVWICNPNNPTGTYVTEQELQSFLERVPKHVLVVLDEAYYEYVMADDYPQTVPLLTQYDNLMILRTFSKAYGLAALRVGYGIASETLIQGMEPAREPFNTSSIAQAAAVVALDDQAFIRACSDKNREGLEMFYRFCDENGLRYYPSQTNFILIDFTIEGNEVFQYLLERGIIVRSGNALGFPTSVRITIGSKEQNERVISALTQMIREKQLV, from the coding sequence ATGGAAATCAAAGCACAGTTAAGGGGTTTGCTCCCTTATCAGCCGGGAAAATCGATTGAAGAAGTGAAGCGGCAGTACGGACTTTCTGATATTATTAAACTAGCATCGAATGAAAATCCATACGGATGTTCCCCAGCTGTGAAAGAGGCGATCATCCGCGAATTAGACCATCTTGCCGTTTATCCAGACGGATATGCACGTCTGCTGCGGGAAAAAGTGGCGGCGCATTTAGGCGTAAAAGAAACGCAGCTTATTTTTGGCAACGGGTCGGATGAAATCATACAAATTATTTCCCGCGCGTATTTATCGGCTGGCACGAACACGGTCATGGCTGCGCCGACATTTCCGCAATATCGTCATAATGCGGTCATCGAAGGAGCGGAAATTCGCGAAATTCCGCTTGTTAATGGACGCCATGATTTAGAGGCGATGCTTGCGGCCGTTGATGAAAAGACGCGTGTCGTTTGGATCTGCAACCCGAATAACCCGACTGGAACGTATGTCACGGAACAGGAGCTGCAATCATTTTTGGAGCGCGTTCCTAAACATGTCCTGGTGGTGCTTGACGAGGCATATTATGAATACGTGATGGCGGACGATTATCCGCAAACCGTTCCACTTCTTACGCAATATGATAATCTCATGATTTTGCGGACGTTTTCGAAAGCATATGGACTGGCGGCGCTCCGGGTCGGATATGGCATTGCCAGCGAAACGCTTATTCAAGGGATGGAGCCGGCGCGCGAGCCATTTAATACATCCAGCATCGCACAGGCCGCAGCGGTCGTAGCACTAGATGACCAAGCGTTTATCCGTGCCTGTTCGGACAAAAACAGAGAAGGGCTCGAGATGTTTTACCGTTTTTGCGACGAAAACGGCTTGCGCTACTATCCTTCGCAAACGAATTTCATTTTGATTGATTTTACGATCGAAGGAAATGAAGTGTTTCAATATTTGCTCGAGCGCGGCATTATCGTCCGTTCCGGCAATGCGCTCGGCTTCCCGACGTCCGTGCGCATTACCATTGGTTCAAAAGAGCAGAACGAACGGGTGATCAGCGCGTTGACGCAAATGATCCGGGAAAAACAACTTGTATAG
- the trpD gene encoding anthranilate phosphoribosyltransferase → MLKQLLHKCIDGYVLTEEEAYEAMMAIMSGEATASQIASFLSILRLRGETVDELTGFVRAMRSRMMTIDYEEEVIDTCGTGGDGASTFNISTTAAIVISSLGVKVAKHGNRAVSSKSGSADVLEALRIDIQATPEDAKQALKTKGLAFLFAPLYHSAMKHAALPRKEIGFRTVFNLIGPLANPAHCKRQVIGVYSTQYAEKLAETLRRLGSEHVLFVTGKDGLDECSIAAETDVVELKHGEIRRFVITPEQYGLARGKLEHIQVHTVKQSAELLKAVMEGKANESATNIVLLNAGVALYAAGKADTIHEGVEMAKEALLTKKAYEQFERLRLKEVEKYA, encoded by the coding sequence ATGTTGAAACAACTTCTTCACAAATGTATTGACGGATATGTGCTGACGGAGGAAGAAGCGTATGAAGCGATGATGGCAATTATGTCCGGCGAAGCGACGGCAAGCCAAATTGCCAGCTTTTTATCGATTTTGCGTTTGCGCGGGGAAACGGTCGATGAATTGACGGGATTCGTGAGAGCGATGCGCAGCCGCATGATGACCATCGATTATGAAGAAGAAGTGATCGATACGTGCGGAACGGGAGGAGACGGGGCGTCGACGTTCAATATTTCCACAACAGCAGCGATCGTCATTTCCTCGCTTGGCGTTAAAGTGGCGAAGCACGGCAATCGCGCCGTTTCCTCCAAAAGCGGAAGCGCGGACGTGCTAGAAGCGCTTCGCATTGATATTCAAGCAACTCCAGAGGATGCGAAACAAGCATTAAAAACGAAAGGATTAGCGTTTTTATTTGCGCCGCTGTATCATTCGGCGATGAAACATGCCGCCCTGCCGCGGAAAGAGATCGGCTTTCGCACCGTATTTAATCTCATTGGGCCGCTCGCCAATCCAGCACACTGCAAGCGGCAAGTCATCGGGGTTTATTCGACGCAGTACGCGGAAAAACTCGCAGAAACGCTGCGCCGCCTTGGCTCTGAACATGTTTTATTCGTAACGGGAAAAGATGGACTCGATGAATGCAGCATTGCCGCGGAAACGGATGTGGTCGAACTGAAACATGGGGAAATCCGCCGTTTTGTCATCACGCCGGAACAATACGGGCTTGCGCGCGGAAAATTGGAACATATTCAAGTACACACCGTTAAGCAGAGCGCCGAGCTATTAAAGGCGGTCATGGAAGGAAAAGCCAATGAAAGCGCGACTAATATCGTCCTTCTAAATGCCGGCGTCGCCTTATATGCGGCGGGGAAAGCGGACACGATTCACGAAGGCGTGGAGATGGCGAAAGAAGCGCTGCTGACAAAGAAAGCATATGAACAATTTGAGCGCTTGCGTCTGAAAGAGGTGGAAAAATATGCTTGA
- the trpA gene encoding tryptophan synthase subunit alpha — translation MTTLPLCTVTKPMFIPFIVAGDPSPDITVELALTLQEAGADMLELGVPYSDPLADGPIIQRAAARALFGQMTLQKAVELVPKMRKKGVKIPVIIFTYYNPVLQLGEEYFFALAQKNGVDGVLIPDLPFEESGPLRQLGEKTGIPLISLVAPTSKKRMETIASHAQGFLYCVSSLGVTGVRDTLPETLNDFLAEVKRHSRVPVAVGFGISTSEQVKMLKDYCDGVVIGSALVQKIEQLNEQLQTPANKEEALAEFQRYARSLAAPLKRACLSQ, via the coding sequence ATGACGACGTTGCCGCTATGTACCGTAACTAAACCGATGTTTATTCCGTTTATTGTCGCCGGAGATCCAAGCCCAGATATTACGGTGGAACTGGCGCTTACGCTTCAAGAAGCAGGCGCTGATATGTTAGAGCTTGGTGTGCCGTATTCCGACCCGCTTGCGGATGGCCCGATTATTCAGCGGGCGGCCGCCCGGGCGCTCTTCGGACAGATGACGCTGCAAAAAGCGGTCGAATTAGTTCCGAAAATGCGAAAAAAAGGTGTGAAAATTCCAGTTATTATCTTTACGTATTACAATCCTGTGTTACAATTAGGAGAAGAATACTTTTTTGCTTTAGCGCAAAAAAACGGAGTCGATGGGGTGTTAATTCCGGATCTTCCGTTTGAAGAAAGTGGCCCGCTTCGCCAGCTTGGCGAAAAAACAGGCATCCCGCTTATTTCGCTAGTGGCGCCGACATCGAAAAAGAGGATGGAAACCATCGCTTCCCATGCACAAGGGTTTTTATACTGTGTCTCATCGCTCGGGGTAACTGGGGTGCGCGACACGCTACCGGAAACATTAAACGACTTTTTAGCGGAAGTAAAGCGGCATAGCCGCGTCCCTGTCGCTGTCGGATTTGGCATCTCCACTAGCGAACAAGTGAAGATGCTAAAAGACTATTGCGACGGTGTAGTCATTGGCAGTGCGCTCGTGCAAAAAATAGAGCAGCTGAATGAACAGCTGCAAACTCCAGCAAACAAAGAAGAGGCGCTTGCCGAGTTTCAACGTTACGCCCGTTCGCTTGCAGCGCCGCTGAAGCGCGCATGTTTATCACAATGA
- the trpC gene encoding indole-3-glycerol phosphate synthase TrpC, whose product MLEQIIATKREEMKTLTLPEPLPARKQRSLRAALEQPNRSLGLIAEVKKASPSKGVIRSDFQPVDIAKAYEKAGADAISVLTDERYFQGHRCYLREVKEAVGIPVLRKDFIIDRLQIEESVRIGADAILLIGEALPPKALYELYQEAYDKGLECLVEVHARETLEQILDLFIPEMIGINNRDLHTFVTTLETTEKVAPLIPPSSIIVSESGIATFADVKKVQTYGANAMLVGEALMCKDDVEAAVYELFGEVDSLARPS is encoded by the coding sequence ATGCTTGAGCAAATTATTGCCACGAAACGCGAAGAAATGAAAACACTCACCTTGCCGGAGCCGCTGCCAGCGAGAAAGCAGCGTTCGCTGCGGGCAGCGCTCGAGCAGCCGAACCGCTCGCTTGGCTTAATTGCTGAAGTGAAAAAGGCTTCTCCGTCCAAAGGGGTCATCCGCTCGGATTTCCAGCCCGTCGATATTGCTAAAGCGTATGAAAAAGCGGGTGCCGATGCGATTAGCGTATTGACGGATGAACGTTATTTCCAGGGACATCGCTGCTATTTGCGCGAGGTGAAGGAGGCGGTAGGCATTCCGGTTTTGCGCAAAGATTTTATTATCGACCGCTTGCAGATTGAGGAGAGCGTGCGCATCGGCGCCGATGCGATTTTATTGATCGGCGAAGCGCTGCCGCCAAAAGCGTTGTACGAATTGTATCAAGAGGCGTATGACAAAGGGCTGGAATGTTTAGTCGAGGTGCATGCGCGCGAAACGCTGGAGCAAATTTTGGATTTGTTCATCCCAGAGATGATCGGGATTAATAATCGTGATTTGCACACGTTTGTGACGACTTTGGAAACAACCGAAAAAGTGGCTCCATTGATCCCGCCTTCGAGCATCATCGTCAGCGAAAGCGGCATCGCCACTTTCGCTGATGTCAAGAAAGTGCAAACGTACGGGGCGAACGCCATGCTTGTCGGCGAAGCGCTGATGTGCAAAGACGATGTGGAGGCGGCGGTATATGAATTGTTCGGGGAGGTCGATTCGCTTGCCCGTCCGTCTTAA
- the trpB gene encoding tryptophan synthase subunit beta, translating into MYNVPNENGRFGDFGGKFVPETLMLPLEEIEEELTKALADETFKAEYIRILQQYSGRPTPLTFAPNLTKLLNGAKIYLKREDLNHTGAHKINNAIGQALLAKRMGKKKIIAETGAGQHGVAAATVAAHFGMECIVFMGEEDIKRQELNVFRMKLLGAVVVPVYSGNRTLKDATNEAIRYWVQHCDDHFYMIGSVVGPHPYPKMVREFQRIIGDEAKQQFLEREGKLPDVIVACVGGGSNAIGMFYPFLEDDVQLVGVEAAGKGVDTPYHAATITKGTKGVIHGSLTYLLQDEYGQIIEPYSISAGLDYPGVGPEHAYLASIGRVCYESVTDEEAIAAFQLLSREEGIIPAIESAHALAKAVELAKTMDSSQTVLVCLSGRGDKDVQTMMRYVNVKEDDDVAAMYRN; encoded by the coding sequence ATGTATAACGTTCCAAACGAGAATGGCAGATTTGGAGATTTCGGGGGAAAATTTGTGCCGGAAACGTTAATGCTTCCGCTTGAGGAAATAGAAGAAGAACTAACGAAGGCACTGGCCGATGAGACGTTTAAAGCGGAGTATATCCGCATTTTGCAGCAATATTCCGGGCGTCCGACCCCGCTTACGTTTGCGCCGAATTTAACGAAACTGCTAAACGGCGCTAAAATTTATTTAAAGCGCGAAGATTTAAACCATACCGGCGCTCATAAAATCAATAACGCCATCGGCCAGGCGCTTTTGGCGAAGCGGATGGGCAAGAAAAAAATTATTGCTGAAACGGGGGCGGGGCAGCACGGGGTCGCCGCAGCCACCGTAGCGGCGCATTTCGGCATGGAATGCATCGTTTTCATGGGGGAAGAAGATATTAAACGGCAGGAATTAAACGTTTTTCGCATGAAATTGCTAGGTGCCGTGGTGGTTCCGGTATACAGCGGCAACCGGACCCTAAAAGACGCGACGAACGAAGCGATTCGCTATTGGGTGCAGCATTGCGACGACCATTTTTATATGATCGGCTCTGTCGTCGGGCCGCATCCGTATCCAAAAATGGTGCGCGAATTTCAGCGCATCATCGGAGATGAAGCGAAGCAGCAGTTTCTTGAGCGCGAAGGAAAGCTGCCGGACGTCATTGTCGCGTGCGTGGGCGGCGGAAGCAACGCGATCGGCATGTTTTATCCGTTTTTGGAGGATGATGTGCAGCTTGTCGGCGTAGAAGCGGCCGGGAAAGGAGTCGATACCCCGTATCACGCCGCGACGATCACCAAAGGCACGAAAGGCGTTATCCACGGCTCTTTAACATACTTGCTGCAAGATGAATACGGGCAAATTATCGAACCGTATTCCATTTCAGCCGGCCTCGACTATCCAGGCGTGGGTCCGGAACATGCGTATTTGGCGAGCATCGGCCGCGTCTGCTACGAAAGCGTGACCGATGAGGAAGCGATCGCCGCGTTTCAATTGTTATCACGGGAAGAGGGAATTATTCCGGCGATCGAGTCGGCACACGCATTGGCCAAAGCAGTGGAACTGGCGAAAACGATGGACAGCAGCCAAACGGTGCTCGTTTGTCTATCGGGCCGTGGGGATAAGGACGTGCAAACGATGATGCGCTATGTCAACGTAAAGGAGGATGACGACGTTGCCGCTATGTACCGTAACTAA
- a CDS encoding phosphoribosylanthranilate isomerase: MPVRLKYCGNRSASDLRKSLQSKADYIGLIFAESKRKVEVEEVKQWLQTIELGKKQLVGVFVNAPTELVANIASQLPLAVIQCHGHETAAHVAAIKEATGLAVWKAIHHDEDAVRKMQQYAGVADGYVVDSRVSGAWGGTGVAFDWSNVPLYLEEAARQAVPCFIAGGITPENVERLLAYRPYGIDISSGIEENEEKSVEKMKEIEKKVANYV; the protein is encoded by the coding sequence TTGCCCGTCCGTCTTAAATATTGCGGCAACCGTTCCGCGTCGGATTTGCGAAAATCACTGCAAAGCAAAGCGGATTACATCGGGCTGATTTTTGCCGAAAGCAAGCGGAAAGTAGAAGTGGAAGAAGTAAAGCAATGGCTGCAAACGATCGAGCTTGGCAAGAAGCAGCTTGTCGGCGTGTTTGTCAATGCGCCGACGGAGCTGGTTGCCAACATAGCATCGCAGCTGCCGCTTGCGGTCATTCAATGCCACGGCCATGAAACGGCGGCGCATGTCGCAGCGATCAAAGAAGCGACAGGACTGGCTGTCTGGAAGGCGATTCATCATGATGAAGATGCCGTTAGAAAGATGCAACAATACGCCGGCGTAGCTGACGGCTATGTCGTTGATAGCCGGGTAAGCGGGGCATGGGGCGGAACAGGAGTAGCATTTGACTGGAGCAATGTTCCGCTTTATTTAGAAGAAGCGGCCCGGCAAGCCGTCCCTTGCTTTATTGCCGGGGGGATTACGCCGGAAAATGTCGAGCGGCTTTTAGCCTATCGGCCGTACGGTATTGACATTAGCAGCGGGATTGAAGAAAACGAGGAAAAAAGCGTGGAAAAAATGAAAGAAATCGAAAAGAAGGTGGCGAACTATGTATAA